A stretch of DNA from Hirundo rustica isolate bHirRus1 chromosome 1, bHirRus1.pri.v3, whole genome shotgun sequence:
ATGTACTACTAGATTTTGTTCAGGGGTTTGATGGGAATAAACCAGAGGAAACTATTGCAGAATGCAGCAGGAGGATACTGGTCATGTGTTCAAACTACCAATGAAATGGGCATTTAGAGGTGGTGGAAAGTAATGATGTGGGTATATAAAAGGGTGCCATGTAGTTTTACAAAACAGTGAAAGCTATTAAATTTGTATATTAAAACTCTCAAGTAGCCTTTTGTCCAACACTGTTTGTATTTAAAGGCTTACGATTCTGCGGATGATTGGTCTGAGCACATCAGCTCTTCAGGCAAAAAATACTACTACAACTGCCGAACAGAAGTTTCACAGTGGGAAAAACCaaaagagtggctggaaaggtatatgtttgtatttgttttaattgtaTAAAGAACGAATATTCTTAAgcacatttcagagcagttGAGCTTATCTAATAGATTACTGCTATAAAAGATTGTGCTCTTAAGTCTGCTGTGTTCCTACCCTTACCATAACCCTTGGCACCTCTTTTATCCCTTGGCAGACCAGAGCCTGAGAGGGAAGTATGGTTGGTTTGTGTGGGGATGATTttttggggtggtggtggtggtgttgagagggggaggagggttggttggttggttggtttggtttttgttttggttggggttttgttttggggttcttttggtgtttgttgcttttaatgttttggtttaggatgtgttttttggttgtggtttttttgttttgttttgttttgttttgttttttggttttttcctgacaaaattAGAGATCTGAACTGGTATATTGTGGGGTTCAACAAGCACAGGTGTAAGGAAGCAGTGGCTGGAGTTTGCTAACCCCACCTGTAGCAGCAAGCTCTTAACAGTTTAATTCATCTCATGTAACTTACAGAAACTGTTATATTATTAGATAATGTAAGTTCTTACctatcttttgttttcttttcttcagagagCAGAGACAAAAAGAAGCAAGCAAAATGTCAGTTAACAGTTTTCCAAAAGATAGGGATTACAGAAGAGAGGTGATGCAGGCGACAGCTGCCAGTGGGTTTGCCAGTGGAagtatgtgggtttttttacagcaaTACATTTCTTGCCTTGTttgcattactttttttcttttccaaagttCAAATATGGTAAAAAATGCCTTTCCTTAGctttttttctcaccttttcATATATAAAAGCCGAAGTGGATAGCACAGTTAACTCTCCCAAATGTTGTTTCTTTAAGTAACTTCACTGGTGCAACACTTGCCTAATGCTTTtttgtgctgctcctcctctttgTGGCTTTTATGGTCGAGTTTAATTATCTTCATGAGTAGTTACTTAAACAACTTGCATAATCTGTAGTTTAGTTGGATTGTCATGATCATTGAGACCTGCTAATGTCATATTCTgaccttaaaaataaagatttcgcatctaaaaataaataacctaATTCAATAGATTTTGGTATCAGGGCTTGTGTATGTTATTGAGAGCATATTTTTGCCTCACCAATACTCTTAGCAAAATCTTTCTTGGACTATAAATTTCTGTAACTTGGAGATATTTGTCCTGATACctagttttaatttttgtcaattttcttctggaaaatagTTGTACTGTGAGATCCTGTCTGTATGCTGATGCAGTTGGGGTAAATTTGTATCATAGTTCTCAGGGTAGTTTAAAAGTAGAAGCCAAAGTATTATTCTTCACCCACGCTCTTTGGATTTGACAAGGTAGAGATGTATAAAGGGGTATTTTTCTGTGTACTCTGAAACTTACTGCTTGTGCTAAAATATGGTGGATGCTGCAAAAAGATAGAAGTCATGCATAATGCAGTGAGTGTTTTGTGACAGGTGAAAATGGTAAGAAACTATAAAAAGAATTACTCTGTGTTTATTTGGTATGTTCACTGAGTAGCATATTTTAAAGTCTGTGGTCATGTGATCAGTGCAGATTAGTCATTCacttaataaatatataaatgtctTGAATTAACTGTGAGTTTGTTGTAGTAGTGCTCAAGTGACATGAAGAGGAATTCTTTGAAGGCTAGAATGTGAAACTATTAAATTATACTTGATGTTCAGGGGTTTtgatgaacaaaagaaaaatggcacAAATGATCTCTTCACACTAAATACAAGATGGAAATAATAGATCTCGATTTAGATCTTGTTAGGAGACTTGAAAAGTTAACTTGACTGTAACACTCATTATAAAGCAGCCTTTCATCAAAACACGGTGCTTAACTGGAACTCTAAATCAAGCAAAGGtcagaaaaaatgcattttgtcaGTGAGCAGAAtgaaattttgccttttttatgcTGATCTACTTGAGGCTTTTTTTAATCATGAGAAGTTCAGTTAGCTCTCGTTGTTGGTGCGCAGCTGTATTAATCACTGCAATCTTGGACTTGTTTctaatttaatctttttttttcttattgcaaCGTTACTTGGGgaatcctgaaaaaaaagtggaagacAAGCATTCCAGTGACACCAGCAGTATGCTCccacagaatattttatctCAAACAAGCAGGCACAATGACAGAGACTACAGACTGCCAAGAGCAGAGACTCACAGTAGTTCTACTCCAGTACAGCATCCCATCAAACCAGTGGTTCATTCAACTGCTACCCCAAGCACTGTTCCTCCTAGTCCATTTTCTCTACAATCTGATCACCAGCCAAAGAAATCCTTTGATGCTAATGGAGCATCTACTTTATCAAAACTGTCTACATCCACATCTTCCATCCctgcacagaaaacagagagaaaaggtaTGTCTGATGAAATTCCCTCTAGTATTAAAGATGATGCATTGCATTACTTTGCTTATTTGAAGTATGTTAGTACTagaatttaaagatttttttttcctgtttgattGTATGTGTTTAGAACTTGATTACTGGTTTTAAGTGTTTACTTTCCCCTAAACCCCGTCTGCTATATCTTATACAACTTCAAATTGACACTGCGATATTTACTATTTACTGGCTTATTCTGCAAATTAACATTTCAAATTGTAATTGAAAAGATGTATTTTCGTAGAACGTATTTTAATTCTCGTCTTCTCTCTTGTTGTTTTGTATCTTTGCCATTTGGGTTGTAATGTTACACAGTTTGAAAGTCATTTTGGACCATTATGTTTTATGAACTGCTATTACTGTTTGGAATGCCAGTGTCAAACCTTTCAAGCACAATTCTTAAAGAAAGCAAGAGTTTTCTACATGTTTGTACGAGCTAATCTTTTTTGATCTGTATCTTGAGAAATACTGGATCTTCAGTTCTAAATCTGCTGATAGTATATGTTAGTATGTGTTTCTGTTACCTGATAATACCTGTTAGATACAGTTAGAATCAAGCAAAGTTAGGACTTCACTGTGCATTGTTTGTGACCTTTCAGACCTGTCTTTTAGTTGGATTTAATTCATTATTAGGGATGAAGAGCTCAAGAAGATTGTGAGAATGTGTGTCATTAATGATAGTTTGTTACTTTGGTGTAGTTGAGTTTGAGAGAGTGGTATTGTGTAAGAAAATCCTATTTTGAGGGctttgggaaggagaaaaataacttttaacaATCATGttgagttttaattttaaatattgtataATTAATATGTAATTGAATTCTTTTTTGAGAGAGAGTTTTTTGCCTTGTCCATACTTGCAAGTTGGCCTAgttaaatagttttaaaaagaaaaccaaaaccgaCTCTAGTCTGACACTGGTCTTGTACTCTGTTTTTGAGTCTTCCACTTCTGTTTATTAAAGAGTTCCAACTTGTACACAGACTTAAGAACAGCAAGCCACGTAAAATATTCAAACAGTAGCGTACACCGACAAATACTGTAAGACAGTTGTGCAtgtaaagaaatttttgtttttttcttgacacTTTGTACAATTTTTACATAACCCGGGTCATGAATACTGACTGTAAACGACAGAGGAACAGGTTATTTTCAGCAAGCACAGTAAAGCACGAAGTAAGGTGTGCTAGTTCAAGCATGGTTCTTGTACTGAGTGCGGTAGTTACCTGCTTCATGTAAGCCTCTATTTTCTGATTGCAGTTTGAAGCACTTGTACACATTACAGCGCAAAACGTCCACGTCAAGTATTCTTTCCTTTAGTGTATCTACTGCATTTCCCtttctatatttaaaatacacttaAACCCCCTCTTATTATTATTCAGTTCTGGCATGTTCTTGATTCCTCTTTGGTGTGTGATCAGATTTCATACTGGGTATTCTTTCGCTGCTTTACTGCACATCTGCATTAATTGACCAGCTGACTTACAGCAATTGAAGGAACTTCCCATTCTGACAACTGCTACAGATGTTGGCAGAGAGTTCTAATACTTCTTACAAACGACATGAATTGGAGAACATACACCTGGGTATAATATTGAAAACAATCACACGGGGCAGTCTTGATGCTGTCAATCTTACTTTAGAATCCATATTACCATGAATGGTTCCATATTAAATCATTCACTGAATTTCTGTATTCTTAGATAGATTTTTGTTAATGTTATATGGGTTAAATGAATAGATTCTCTGTAATAATCTTGCCTCATTGATCTATTTTATGGCACTCGATTGTGAGCAAATATTGTACTTATTTCGGAAAAAGAATTACAAGAAAAGGATTACAGAAAGTTAGTAAATAATTGAAGAATTAGACTAGATGAATGTTGGGCTTGAAATTCTTACTCTAGAAAATGTGAGTTTTTGCGTATTTCTTTAGCTCTTgtacagaaacagaagaattgAGTGTGGGTGCTGTCATAATTAGGTCATCAAAGAGTACATTCAGTTGACTTTCCTCTTTCTGGGGAATGTCAGACTGTCTTTTTAAGGAAATCAAACCAGTAAATTTTCTGTAGCATTTTggatatttaaatttttaaaaagggaagaaacagTGCTTTGGATGATTTACTGTTACTCATTCTCTCAGAGGTGACTGTGAACCTGCAGTACTAGAAGTATGCAGTTTATAAAGTATTTCTTGTAGCTGTTACCAAAAGTGAAAATACAGTAATTATCCTGAGACACTTGGTTCAAACAATCTTCTAAAAGTGTTTttgcagaactgaaaaatagTTCGATAGGTTTATGTTTACAGTAGTAAAGCAGATAGCCTTTACTCTTGTTTTTCGATTCACTGACTGTGCCATTCCTCTCTCTTTCTAAAAAGaggtaaaactgaaattttttgCCTATAACAATAGGTTGGTCCAAATGACTGAATAATATGTGCAGTACTCCTTCCTTAAATGAATTCTTGCTTCTTGTGAATGTGTTTTTGGCTGCCTTATGCCAGCTTATATGTACACTGTTTTATTAGTTCtgatttcagtgtgtttttttggttttttttaagcagtaaTAGTTTTGAACAgcagaacaacagaaaaacacaaaacccaacaagAATGCTTTTTTCAGCTCAATCTCTTTTGCTGCAGGGGTATGTTGTAGTCCCACAAGGAGATTGAATAAAATCCCTGGCTGAACTATAGCTCAGCTGTTAGCAGTAGTCCTCTGCCCTCAATGGCTGGCAGTAGTGGAGAGTTCCTGGGGAACTATTTGACCTCTACCCTTTGGTTTGAATGTTCCAGTCAGaatctgctgcttctgtttgtgCTCACTGTGAGTGCTTTATGCAGGTAAAGTGTGGGGTTGCTTTTCCTACTTTTTGGCTGCTTTATCTGTAGGGCACATCACATTTTCCTATTTCTAATTCAGAATGAAATGTTGTATTGTCCGTATCTTAAcagtgtgtgtctgtctgtagGATACTTCTCACACCTTTCCTCCAAGTCCCGTCAGGCGGCACTTTGTTTCTAGTGCAGCCGTACTCAAACTTTTATGAGAACACAGCAAGCTAGGCAGTGCAATGTTGGGTGGGTTGTGACTCTGgtgctccttttccttttctcacccCTGTGGTTTTCTTGTAACACTCACTAGTCTTTAGTGGTCGGTTATTAACATTGCTTCTGGTATTGTTGCATCTTCTTTGGCTGAGTTTTACAGTTTCAAGTATATTACTCAATTCATATGTCAGTTAGAAGAAGTTACACATGAGACTGCGAGTTTCTTCCAATACTTTATAATTGTTTGCTGAATATTGctgttgcatttattttgaCAGCAGaagtgaaatacaaaaaattctgttttaatacTGGAGAAATCCAATTGTgaaaatttttgtattttaggtAATCTGAGTATTTTTGAGAATCTAGTGGCTATTGTTACTATAGTTTCAGTTGGTCAGATGTGTTTACAGGATGcattgcttttaaatatttatgtatttttgtggTGGCTTATGGTCTCTAGTAAATCAGAGCTGAACTATGTAGAAGATAGTAAAAATGCGACTGTCAGTGCTCAGAGAGCTTAGTTGATGGACTGTACACTCCAGGTGCTTCAGCACAGACAATGTGTTATGGTTCTTAATAATcagcagaaaatgaagcaaTTCTGTTAGCTATTCTGGGTAGTAGATTTTTAATCAGTGAAGCAGAGATGAGGTTTATAGGGcaacaaaatacaaatttctGAAAGTCTTGTAATGCAATTTTCTTCCCACAGAGAGCACACTATGAGAGCCCATGTACCTAATAGTTGCTAACAGTGCAAAGATAACAACTCAAGCTCACAATAGAGTGGTTGGGTAATACTGTAGTGTTGACTCCAAAGGACTTCAgatgcatttgttttgttttaaatgggaTAAAGTTACATCAGTAGTAAAAGCTGCTGGAACACTCAGAaggtaattttaataaattaggAATCATCTAGTCAATAGCAGTCAGTAATTTCcatgtcattaaaaataaatctttgttGCTATAAATCAGAATAAGAGCAGGATAATGTATAGCATTAATTTAAAGCTAGTCATGCAGGGACTACTTGCATGTTAGCGGTCAGAAGGAGGTCTGTGAAGGGAAGTCCTTCCTtcacaaaaaaagcatttcccagttttgttcttttttcccatCCACTTCTCCGTCATGTTAACGTGCCTGATGAGCTCAGCAGGCTCTGGTCAGGAGGAGAGTAAGCAAGTTACAGGTGCTCACAGAACTCCAGCAGACAGCAGGGtggcagaggcacagcagagGTGTGAGACTGTCAGTATCAAACTTCTTCATTGAAGCAGAGTAGCAGAGCAGTCAGAGGGCTTCATTTCCACCCACTTGCATTCAGGCTTGTTAGGCTCAGGGTTGCCTTTCAGAATGTCAGTCCTGGCAGATCAGCTGTTTGCTTAGGAGCAAAAATTCTTGTCCTAAGGGGCAGAGATTGAGTCAGTACATAAACATGCTACTGAATCTTGCCATCGCCAAACTGAGAAGCTAAGGGTGCTTAGAAAAAACTGAAGATCATTTTGACACAACTGCTGAAAATGatctgttgttttttggtgtggttttttgtttgtttgttttttttaattttttttttaaggaattttttgGCCATGTTACTAAAAAATTCCTACTGCTTGGAAGCATCACATCAGAATGTTCCCATTCTGACTTGACGTGGTGTTTCTACTTAAGCAAAAACTTCAGCAAACCTCTTTGCAAAACTTGAACTGCATCTTGTGTCATACAGGTTCTTGTCGTATGAAATTCAGACTGAtaagttggatttttttcctttttgtgcgAAAGGTGTGATTGTGGGTCACACCCCCAGCAGAGAGGGTCATTAATAAAAAGTTCTTCCCTAATCATTGTGgtcttcaaaaattattttcattataaaaaggttttttcctgctccatttTAATGTTAAACCAATTAAAAGTTCTTCCCATTAAGTTAATCTCCACATCTAATGGTGTTTCTTTTTGCCATCtgcttattttggtttttatcccttttgtttgtttgtttgtttttagtgttttttttgttttgttttttttggcgTTTTTTTgaatggctttatttttt
This window harbors:
- the WAC gene encoding WW domain-containing adapter protein with coiled-coil isoform X1; the protein is MVMYARKQQRLSDGCHDRRGDSQPYQALKYSSKSHPSGGDHRHDKMRDTTDPSPPNKMLRRSDSPENKYGDNTGHSKAKSVHTHRVRERDGGTSYSPQENSHNHSALHSSNSHSSNPSNNPSKTSDAAYDSADDWSEHISSSGKKYYYNCRTEVSQWEKPKEWLEREQRQKEASKMSVNSFPKDRDYRREVMQATAASGFASGMEDKHSSDTSSMLPQNILSQTSRHNDRDYRLPRAETHSSSTPVQHPIKPVVHSTATPSTVPPSPFSLQSDHQPKKSFDANGASTLSKLSTSTSSIPAQKTERKGMSDEIPSSIKDDALHYFAYLKYVSTRI
- the WAC gene encoding WW domain-containing adapter protein with coiled-coil isoform X2, translating into MVMYARKQQRLSDGCHDRRGDSQPYQALKYSSKSHPSGGDHRHDKMRDTTDPSPPNKMLRRSDSPENKYGDNTGHSKAKSVHTHRVRERDGGTSYSPQENSHNHSALHSSNSHSSNPSNNPSKTSDAAYDSADDWSEHISSSGKKYYYNCRTEVSQWEKPKEWLEREQRQKEASKMSVNSFPKDRDYRREVMQATAASGFASGMEDKHSSDTSSMLPQNILSQTSRHNDRDYRLPRAETHSSSTPVQHPIKPVVHSTATPSTVPPSPFSLQSDHQPKKSFDANGASTLSKLSTSTSSIPAQKTERKGVCCSPTRRLNKIPG